A stretch of Apis cerana isolate GH-2021 linkage group LG1, AcerK_1.0, whole genome shotgun sequence DNA encodes these proteins:
- the LOC108003546 gene encoding facilitated trehalose transporter Tret1 isoform X2: MSNSERRQMQKWPLCLVPLSRTKERTVLPKYYTRVPSVARSSTNSSGINLDCSSNTTLATIASPFNSQTALIAEKKVIPSGNIVIANHYYAQNLRNNHQKTLNGSHIYDPLDKGSDHDYKQIDPLLVGEPPYMGVENTKQTMSSQNIKPAKDSDDVLHTQFKEVKRSPMRYTMQLLAALAVSMASLMIGYSSSYTSPALVSMRDNTTSTFEVTMDMAMWIGSIMPLSALIGGIIGGPCIEYIGRRNTILSTALPFLAGWLFIALATNVAMILVGRSICGFCVGVASLSLPVYLGESIQPEVRGSLGLLPTVFGNSGILMCFTAGMYLAWRNLALVGACVPIIFLILMFLIPETPRWYISKGKIKEARKSLQWLRGKNADISEELDSIQKMHIESERIATEGAFTELFRKNHIKPVFISLGLMFFQQFSGINAVIFYTVQIFKDSGSTVDENLSTIIVGLVNFISTFVAAMIIDRLGRKMLLYISSILMCITLFTFGTFFYVKELMDVTAFGWIPLMSLIVYVIGFSFGFGPIPWLMMGEILPVKIRGTAASVATAFNWSCTFVVTKTYEDLVLHIGPYGTFWLFGTLVAVAFIFVIICVPETRGRSLEEIERRFAGPVRRTSAIANLKPMPITI; the protein is encoded by the exons ATGTCCAATTCCGAAAGGAGACAGATGCAGAAATGGCCTCTGTGCCTAGTACCTCTTTCAAGAACGAAG GAACGAACTGTTCTACCAAAATACTATACAAGAGTGCCTTCGGTCGCAAGATCGTCGACGAACAGTTCAGGCATCAATCTAGATTGTTCATCGAATACGACACTCGCAACAATTGCGAGTCCGTTCAACAGTCAAACAGCCCTAATCGCGGAGAAAAAAGTGATTCCTTCTGGCAATATTGTCATTGCTAACCATTACTATGCACAGAACTTAAGGAATAATCATCAGAAGACTCTAAACGGGTCTCATATATACGACCCTCTTGACAAGGGTTCTGATCACGATTACAAGCAAATCGATCCATTATTGGTCGGCGAACCTCCGTATATGGGGGTCGAAAACACCAAGCAAACTATGAGttcgcaaaatataaaaccGGCCAAGGACTCGGACGATGTTTTGCATACACAGTTCAAAGAAGTAAAACGATCACCTATGCGCTATACTATGCAg cTGTTAGCTGCTCTAGCGGTGTCAATGGCCTCTTTGATGATCGGTTACTCCTCTTCCTACACGTCTCCTGCTTTAGTTTCGATGCGAGATAACACGACGTCCACATTCGAAGTAACAATGGATATG gCTATGTGGATAGGATCGATCATGCCACTGAGCGCACTTATTGGAGGCATAATCGGTGGTCCatgtattgaatatattggTAGAAGAAATACTATTCTGAGCACTGCCTTACCGTTTCTTGcag GCTGGTTATTTATCGCACTAGCAACAAATGTTGCGATGATATTGGTTGGCCGTAGTATATGCGGTTTCTGCGTCGGTGTCGCTTCTCTTTCCTTGCCAGTTTATCTTGGAGAATCTATACAACCAGAAGTACGCGGCTCACTTGGTCTCTTACCAACTGTCTTTGGTAATTCAG GGATCTTAATGTGCTTCACAGCAGGAATGTATCTAGCTTGGCGAAATCTTGCATTAGTAGGTGCCTGTGTaccgataatatttttgattctgATGTTCCTAATTCCTGAAACGCCAAGATGGTAcatttcgaaaggaaaaataaaagaggcaCGAAAATCGTTACAATGGTTGCGGGGCAAGAATGCCGATATTAGCGAGGAATTAGATTCCATTCAAAAAATGCATATCGAAAGTGAACGTATCGCTACAGAGGGTGCTTTCACAGAACTTTTCaggaaaaatcatataaaaccGGTTTTTATTTCGCTTGGCCTAATGTTCTTTCAACAGTTTTCAGGAATCAATGCGGTCATATTTTACACAGTTCAAATTTTCAAG gaCTCTGGAAGTACTGTAGACGAAAATCTTTCCACCATCATCGTAGGTCtcgtaaatttcatttcaacgtTCGTTGCAGCAATGATCATAGATAGACTAGGTCGAAAAATGTTACTCTACATAAGTAGTATACTGATGTGTATAACTCTATTCACATTCGGTACTTTTTTCTATGTGAAAGAATTAATGGATGTTACTGCATTTGGTTGGATTCCACTAATGAGTCTGATCGTTTATGTGATCGGATTCTCATTTGGTTTTGGTCCGATCCCATGGTTAATGATGGGCGAAATTTTACCAGTTAAGATACGTGGTACGGCTGCCAGTGTTGCAACGGCTTTCAATTGGTCCTGTACATTCGTCGTTACGAAAACTTACGAAGATTTGGTTTTACATATCGGCCCATATGGAACTTTTTGGTTGTTCGGTACGCTCGTAGCAGTAGCattcatttttgtaattatttgcgTACCAGAAACACGAGGACGATCTCTcgaagaaatcgaaagaaGATTCGCTGGACCGGTGAGAAGAACGAGTGCGATCGCCAACTTAAAACCGATGCCAATAACCATTTAA
- the LOC108003546 gene encoding facilitated trehalose transporter Tret1 isoform X1 gives MWILQSTYLYVNCHGRSAKMLRQPQVSTSLERTVLPKYYTRVPSVARSSTNSSGINLDCSSNTTLATIASPFNSQTALIAEKKVIPSGNIVIANHYYAQNLRNNHQKTLNGSHIYDPLDKGSDHDYKQIDPLLVGEPPYMGVENTKQTMSSQNIKPAKDSDDVLHTQFKEVKRSPMRYTMQLLAALAVSMASLMIGYSSSYTSPALVSMRDNTTSTFEVTMDMAMWIGSIMPLSALIGGIIGGPCIEYIGRRNTILSTALPFLAGWLFIALATNVAMILVGRSICGFCVGVASLSLPVYLGESIQPEVRGSLGLLPTVFGNSGILMCFTAGMYLAWRNLALVGACVPIIFLILMFLIPETPRWYISKGKIKEARKSLQWLRGKNADISEELDSIQKMHIESERIATEGAFTELFRKNHIKPVFISLGLMFFQQFSGINAVIFYTVQIFKDSGSTVDENLSTIIVGLVNFISTFVAAMIIDRLGRKMLLYISSILMCITLFTFGTFFYVKELMDVTAFGWIPLMSLIVYVIGFSFGFGPIPWLMMGEILPVKIRGTAASVATAFNWSCTFVVTKTYEDLVLHIGPYGTFWLFGTLVAVAFIFVIICVPETRGRSLEEIERRFAGPVRRTSAIANLKPMPITI, from the exons ATGTGGATATTGCAGTCGACTTATCTCTACGTTAATTGTCACGGACGCAGCGCTAAAATGCTTCGTCAGCCACAAGTGTCTACATCGTTG GAACGAACTGTTCTACCAAAATACTATACAAGAGTGCCTTCGGTCGCAAGATCGTCGACGAACAGTTCAGGCATCAATCTAGATTGTTCATCGAATACGACACTCGCAACAATTGCGAGTCCGTTCAACAGTCAAACAGCCCTAATCGCGGAGAAAAAAGTGATTCCTTCTGGCAATATTGTCATTGCTAACCATTACTATGCACAGAACTTAAGGAATAATCATCAGAAGACTCTAAACGGGTCTCATATATACGACCCTCTTGACAAGGGTTCTGATCACGATTACAAGCAAATCGATCCATTATTGGTCGGCGAACCTCCGTATATGGGGGTCGAAAACACCAAGCAAACTATGAGttcgcaaaatataaaaccGGCCAAGGACTCGGACGATGTTTTGCATACACAGTTCAAAGAAGTAAAACGATCACCTATGCGCTATACTATGCAg cTGTTAGCTGCTCTAGCGGTGTCAATGGCCTCTTTGATGATCGGTTACTCCTCTTCCTACACGTCTCCTGCTTTAGTTTCGATGCGAGATAACACGACGTCCACATTCGAAGTAACAATGGATATG gCTATGTGGATAGGATCGATCATGCCACTGAGCGCACTTATTGGAGGCATAATCGGTGGTCCatgtattgaatatattggTAGAAGAAATACTATTCTGAGCACTGCCTTACCGTTTCTTGcag GCTGGTTATTTATCGCACTAGCAACAAATGTTGCGATGATATTGGTTGGCCGTAGTATATGCGGTTTCTGCGTCGGTGTCGCTTCTCTTTCCTTGCCAGTTTATCTTGGAGAATCTATACAACCAGAAGTACGCGGCTCACTTGGTCTCTTACCAACTGTCTTTGGTAATTCAG GGATCTTAATGTGCTTCACAGCAGGAATGTATCTAGCTTGGCGAAATCTTGCATTAGTAGGTGCCTGTGTaccgataatatttttgattctgATGTTCCTAATTCCTGAAACGCCAAGATGGTAcatttcgaaaggaaaaataaaagaggcaCGAAAATCGTTACAATGGTTGCGGGGCAAGAATGCCGATATTAGCGAGGAATTAGATTCCATTCAAAAAATGCATATCGAAAGTGAACGTATCGCTACAGAGGGTGCTTTCACAGAACTTTTCaggaaaaatcatataaaaccGGTTTTTATTTCGCTTGGCCTAATGTTCTTTCAACAGTTTTCAGGAATCAATGCGGTCATATTTTACACAGTTCAAATTTTCAAG gaCTCTGGAAGTACTGTAGACGAAAATCTTTCCACCATCATCGTAGGTCtcgtaaatttcatttcaacgtTCGTTGCAGCAATGATCATAGATAGACTAGGTCGAAAAATGTTACTCTACATAAGTAGTATACTGATGTGTATAACTCTATTCACATTCGGTACTTTTTTCTATGTGAAAGAATTAATGGATGTTACTGCATTTGGTTGGATTCCACTAATGAGTCTGATCGTTTATGTGATCGGATTCTCATTTGGTTTTGGTCCGATCCCATGGTTAATGATGGGCGAAATTTTACCAGTTAAGATACGTGGTACGGCTGCCAGTGTTGCAACGGCTTTCAATTGGTCCTGTACATTCGTCGTTACGAAAACTTACGAAGATTTGGTTTTACATATCGGCCCATATGGAACTTTTTGGTTGTTCGGTACGCTCGTAGCAGTAGCattcatttttgtaattatttgcgTACCAGAAACACGAGGACGATCTCTcgaagaaatcgaaagaaGATTCGCTGGACCGGTGAGAAGAACGAGTGCGATCGCCAACTTAAAACCGATGCCAATAACCATTTAA
- the LOC108003546 gene encoding facilitated trehalose transporter Tret1 isoform X3, translated as MGVENTKQTMSSQNIKPAKDSDDVLHTQFKEVKRSPMRYTMQLLAALAVSMASLMIGYSSSYTSPALVSMRDNTTSTFEVTMDMAMWIGSIMPLSALIGGIIGGPCIEYIGRRNTILSTALPFLAGWLFIALATNVAMILVGRSICGFCVGVASLSLPVYLGESIQPEVRGSLGLLPTVFGNSGILMCFTAGMYLAWRNLALVGACVPIIFLILMFLIPETPRWYISKGKIKEARKSLQWLRGKNADISEELDSIQKMHIESERIATEGAFTELFRKNHIKPVFISLGLMFFQQFSGINAVIFYTVQIFKDSGSTVDENLSTIIVGLVNFISTFVAAMIIDRLGRKMLLYISSILMCITLFTFGTFFYVKELMDVTAFGWIPLMSLIVYVIGFSFGFGPIPWLMMGEILPVKIRGTAASVATAFNWSCTFVVTKTYEDLVLHIGPYGTFWLFGTLVAVAFIFVIICVPETRGRSLEEIERRFAGPVRRTSAIANLKPMPITI; from the exons ATGGGGGTCGAAAACACCAAGCAAACTATGAGttcgcaaaatataaaaccGGCCAAGGACTCGGACGATGTTTTGCATACACAGTTCAAAGAAGTAAAACGATCACCTATGCGCTATACTATGCAg cTGTTAGCTGCTCTAGCGGTGTCAATGGCCTCTTTGATGATCGGTTACTCCTCTTCCTACACGTCTCCTGCTTTAGTTTCGATGCGAGATAACACGACGTCCACATTCGAAGTAACAATGGATATG gCTATGTGGATAGGATCGATCATGCCACTGAGCGCACTTATTGGAGGCATAATCGGTGGTCCatgtattgaatatattggTAGAAGAAATACTATTCTGAGCACTGCCTTACCGTTTCTTGcag GCTGGTTATTTATCGCACTAGCAACAAATGTTGCGATGATATTGGTTGGCCGTAGTATATGCGGTTTCTGCGTCGGTGTCGCTTCTCTTTCCTTGCCAGTTTATCTTGGAGAATCTATACAACCAGAAGTACGCGGCTCACTTGGTCTCTTACCAACTGTCTTTGGTAATTCAG GGATCTTAATGTGCTTCACAGCAGGAATGTATCTAGCTTGGCGAAATCTTGCATTAGTAGGTGCCTGTGTaccgataatatttttgattctgATGTTCCTAATTCCTGAAACGCCAAGATGGTAcatttcgaaaggaaaaataaaagaggcaCGAAAATCGTTACAATGGTTGCGGGGCAAGAATGCCGATATTAGCGAGGAATTAGATTCCATTCAAAAAATGCATATCGAAAGTGAACGTATCGCTACAGAGGGTGCTTTCACAGAACTTTTCaggaaaaatcatataaaaccGGTTTTTATTTCGCTTGGCCTAATGTTCTTTCAACAGTTTTCAGGAATCAATGCGGTCATATTTTACACAGTTCAAATTTTCAAG gaCTCTGGAAGTACTGTAGACGAAAATCTTTCCACCATCATCGTAGGTCtcgtaaatttcatttcaacgtTCGTTGCAGCAATGATCATAGATAGACTAGGTCGAAAAATGTTACTCTACATAAGTAGTATACTGATGTGTATAACTCTATTCACATTCGGTACTTTTTTCTATGTGAAAGAATTAATGGATGTTACTGCATTTGGTTGGATTCCACTAATGAGTCTGATCGTTTATGTGATCGGATTCTCATTTGGTTTTGGTCCGATCCCATGGTTAATGATGGGCGAAATTTTACCAGTTAAGATACGTGGTACGGCTGCCAGTGTTGCAACGGCTTTCAATTGGTCCTGTACATTCGTCGTTACGAAAACTTACGAAGATTTGGTTTTACATATCGGCCCATATGGAACTTTTTGGTTGTTCGGTACGCTCGTAGCAGTAGCattcatttttgtaattatttgcgTACCAGAAACACGAGGACGATCTCTcgaagaaatcgaaagaaGATTCGCTGGACCGGTGAGAAGAACGAGTGCGATCGCCAACTTAAAACCGATGCCAATAACCATTTAA
- the LOC108003546 gene encoding facilitated trehalose transporter Tret1 isoform X4 has product MKIFMRADTHVDIELPGNAPVAKCTPSQLLAALAVSMASLMIGYSSSYTSPALVSMRDNTTSTFEVTMDMAMWIGSIMPLSALIGGIIGGPCIEYIGRRNTILSTALPFLAGWLFIALATNVAMILVGRSICGFCVGVASLSLPVYLGESIQPEVRGSLGLLPTVFGNSGILMCFTAGMYLAWRNLALVGACVPIIFLILMFLIPETPRWYISKGKIKEARKSLQWLRGKNADISEELDSIQKMHIESERIATEGAFTELFRKNHIKPVFISLGLMFFQQFSGINAVIFYTVQIFKDSGSTVDENLSTIIVGLVNFISTFVAAMIIDRLGRKMLLYISSILMCITLFTFGTFFYVKELMDVTAFGWIPLMSLIVYVIGFSFGFGPIPWLMMGEILPVKIRGTAASVATAFNWSCTFVVTKTYEDLVLHIGPYGTFWLFGTLVAVAFIFVIICVPETRGRSLEEIERRFAGPVRRTSAIANLKPMPITI; this is encoded by the exons ATGAAGATTTTTATGCGAGCTGATACTCATGTGGACATCGAATTACCGGGCAACGCGCCAGTTGCTAAATGCACCCCTTCTCAG cTGTTAGCTGCTCTAGCGGTGTCAATGGCCTCTTTGATGATCGGTTACTCCTCTTCCTACACGTCTCCTGCTTTAGTTTCGATGCGAGATAACACGACGTCCACATTCGAAGTAACAATGGATATG gCTATGTGGATAGGATCGATCATGCCACTGAGCGCACTTATTGGAGGCATAATCGGTGGTCCatgtattgaatatattggTAGAAGAAATACTATTCTGAGCACTGCCTTACCGTTTCTTGcag GCTGGTTATTTATCGCACTAGCAACAAATGTTGCGATGATATTGGTTGGCCGTAGTATATGCGGTTTCTGCGTCGGTGTCGCTTCTCTTTCCTTGCCAGTTTATCTTGGAGAATCTATACAACCAGAAGTACGCGGCTCACTTGGTCTCTTACCAACTGTCTTTGGTAATTCAG GGATCTTAATGTGCTTCACAGCAGGAATGTATCTAGCTTGGCGAAATCTTGCATTAGTAGGTGCCTGTGTaccgataatatttttgattctgATGTTCCTAATTCCTGAAACGCCAAGATGGTAcatttcgaaaggaaaaataaaagaggcaCGAAAATCGTTACAATGGTTGCGGGGCAAGAATGCCGATATTAGCGAGGAATTAGATTCCATTCAAAAAATGCATATCGAAAGTGAACGTATCGCTACAGAGGGTGCTTTCACAGAACTTTTCaggaaaaatcatataaaaccGGTTTTTATTTCGCTTGGCCTAATGTTCTTTCAACAGTTTTCAGGAATCAATGCGGTCATATTTTACACAGTTCAAATTTTCAAG gaCTCTGGAAGTACTGTAGACGAAAATCTTTCCACCATCATCGTAGGTCtcgtaaatttcatttcaacgtTCGTTGCAGCAATGATCATAGATAGACTAGGTCGAAAAATGTTACTCTACATAAGTAGTATACTGATGTGTATAACTCTATTCACATTCGGTACTTTTTTCTATGTGAAAGAATTAATGGATGTTACTGCATTTGGTTGGATTCCACTAATGAGTCTGATCGTTTATGTGATCGGATTCTCATTTGGTTTTGGTCCGATCCCATGGTTAATGATGGGCGAAATTTTACCAGTTAAGATACGTGGTACGGCTGCCAGTGTTGCAACGGCTTTCAATTGGTCCTGTACATTCGTCGTTACGAAAACTTACGAAGATTTGGTTTTACATATCGGCCCATATGGAACTTTTTGGTTGTTCGGTACGCTCGTAGCAGTAGCattcatttttgtaattatttgcgTACCAGAAACACGAGGACGATCTCTcgaagaaatcgaaagaaGATTCGCTGGACCGGTGAGAAGAACGAGTGCGATCGCCAACTTAAAACCGATGCCAATAACCATTTAA